One Glycine max cultivar Williams 82 chromosome 6, Glycine_max_v4.0, whole genome shotgun sequence DNA segment encodes these proteins:
- the LOC100812033 gene encoding PLASMODESMATA CALLOSE-BINDING PROTEIN 3 isoform X2, protein MALFALAVLLLAFTGSSSATWCVCKEGSDAILQKTLDYACGAGADCNPLHQNGPCFQPNTVRAHCNYAVNSYFQRKGQAQGSCDFAGTATVTASDPSTGGCSYPASARIRKCLMSLPLRDQWMEKEESIVHDIHWLRKSLYLSSLFGRIGPIFCCDQLGRE, encoded by the exons ATGGCCTTGTTTGCTCTTGCAGTGCTTCTTTTAGCCTTCACTGGCTCTTCAA GTGCCACTTGGTGTGTTTGCAAGGAAGGAAGTGATGCAATATTGCAGAAAACCTTAGATTATGCTTGTGGAGCTGGGGCTGATTGTAACCCTTTGCATCAGAATGGCCCTTGTTTCCAACCCAACACTGTGAGAGCTCACTGTAACTATGCAGTTAACAGCTATTTCCAAAGGAAGGGTCAAGCACAAGGATCCTGTGACTTTGCAGGAACCGCCACTGTTACTGCATCAGATCCCA GCACTGGAGGTTGTTCCTACCCTGCAAGCGCCAG AATCAGAAAATGTCTGATGAGTCTTCCATTGAGAGATCAGTGGATGGAAAAGGAGGAGTCTATTGTCCATGACATCCACTGGCTTCGTAAATCTCTttatctttcttctctttttggaAGAATTGGACCAATTTTTTGTTGTGATCAACTGGGAAGGGAATGA